Below is a window of Fimbriimonadia bacterium DNA.
GCGTCCAGGTTTAGCGATGCCGGTGCGAACGGGTATTGGCCGCCGCCAACGTCCAGCACTCGATGGCCGGGCTCGATGCCGAGTAGGCCCGCCATCGGCTCGTCCAAGAAGCTCGGATAGTTCCGTCCCCACGCGTTCGTGAGCGGCACCTCGTCCGAGTGCCCGAACATCTCCACCCGCATGCTGCCGTTCCAATCCGCCATGAGACCCCCTCTCGACCGAAGCGCACAGGACCGCACGATCTAACTGGAATCATCGGTTGCAGGAAGCCTCGGTTGTCGGGCACGGTCCAGCTTTGGCCTAAGGATTGCCATAATGGGAGTTGCTTGACATGGTGCCTTCGAATCGGTACAATGCCCATAACAAGAGGTGGAAAACGGCGACCGAGCAAGGCTGCCTCGGTCACCCTTTTTGGCGTCTTAGGAGGGAGTGCGCAGTTTGATTCAAGTTCAGGTGCAGCAAAACGAGTCCATTGACGCGGCTCTGAAGCGGTTCAACCAGAAGCTGCAGCAGAGCGGCATTCTAAAGGAACTCAAAGAGCATGCTCATTACGAGAAGCCGAGCGAGAAGAAGAGACGGCTGCGTCGTCGCCGTCGCCGATAGCGCGCGCCCCTCACTGGTTCCCACATTCACCCTCTCTGACTGCGCCTTTGCGCATCGCCCTATCGCAGGTTAGGCGGAGCTACTCATGATTCGCCGTAAGCCCACTCCTTCGCCTGCCCGACCCCGATCCAACCCCGTAGCAATGCGGGGAAGCTCCAGACACGTCATCTTGGCCATCGGCGCGTGGGTCCTGATCGGCGGGTTGATCCTCGCACCATTCCCGTACGAGCTGACCGTGGGTCGAGCCGTCGCCGTCGCGCTCTTCTCGCTCGTAGGAATGGGAGCGGTGCTCAGCCACCTGTTCCATCAGCGCCTCAGCTCGCGGCGCCTGCGCAAGCGCTTGGGGGTCATCTTCGCGGTCACGGTGCTGTCGCTCATCGGCCTGCAACTCGCGCGGTATGCCATTGCCGGTCGCCCGGACGACGGGCTTCAACTTCTTACTACGGCGCCGCTCGTCGCGACGGGAATGCTGCTCGGTGCGCTGATGAGCCCGGGCACCGCCGCGGTCTGCCTCGCCTTGCTCACGGTGCTGGTGTGGATCGGCGGCGTCGCGGAAAGCACTTTCCTCGCAGCCGCTGCGCTCTCCGGGATCGCCGGGGCCTATGCGGTCAACCCGCTCAAGCAGCGGTCGGACCTCTTGCGCTCCGGGGTCGTTGTCGCACTCACGTTTACCGCACTCGGCATCGGCGCGGCGGCAATCAGTGCAACGAGCGTCGTGGATGCCCTGCAGGTCGGACCGTGGGGTGTGATCGGCGGAGTGGGGGCGATGGCGCTCTTCTGGCTATCTGTCGCCGTGTTCGAGCGCGCCTTCGACATCACGAGTGATTGGGGACTCCTCGAGCTGTGCTCACCCGAGAACGCCTTGCTGCACGAGCTAATGGTTCGCGCCCCCGGAACATGGGCGCACAGCGTGATGGTCGGAAACTTGGCCGAAGCCGCGGCCAAGGCGATCGGCGCGAACGCCCTGCTCGCACGCGCTTGCGCGTACTATCACGACATCGGCAAGATGAACCGCCCGGAGTTCTTCGTCGAGAACCAAGCGGGAGGGAACATACACGAGACGCTTTCCCCCAACCTCTCGGCAAGGGTGATTGCCGCGCACGTGAAAGATGGGCTCCAGATGGCCGAAGAGCATCGCCTGCCACAGGCAATCCGAGAGGCTATCGCTCAGCACCACGGCACGACCCTCATTAGCTACTTCTATCATCGCGCCGCAGCCGGTCAGGAAGACCCCGTGTTGAAACAGCACTTCCGCTACGAAGGGCCGAAGCCGCAGCGTAGAGAGATCGGCATCCTGATGCTTGCCGACATCGTGGAGGCCGCAACGCGATCTCAAGAGAAGACCAGCCCGTCACGTCTGG
It encodes the following:
- the rpsU gene encoding 30S ribosomal protein S21, yielding MIQVQVQQNESIDAALKRFNQKLQQSGILKELKEHAHYEKPSEKKRRLRRRRRR
- a CDS encoding HDIG domain-containing protein translates to MIRRKPTPSPARPRSNPVAMRGSSRHVILAIGAWVLIGGLILAPFPYELTVGRAVAVALFSLVGMGAVLSHLFHQRLSSRRLRKRLGVIFAVTVLSLIGLQLARYAIAGRPDDGLQLLTTAPLVATGMLLGALMSPGTAAVCLALLTVLVWIGGVAESTFLAAAALSGIAGAYAVNPLKQRSDLLRSGVVVALTFTALGIGAAAISATSVVDALQVGPWGVIGGVGAMALFWLSVAVFERAFDITSDWGLLELCSPENALLHELMVRAPGTWAHSVMVGNLAEAAAKAIGANALLARACAYYHDIGKMNRPEFFVENQAGGNIHETLSPNLSARVIAAHVKDGLQMAEEHRLPQAIREAIAQHHGTTLISYFYHRAAAGQEDPVLKQHFRYEGPKPQRREIGILMLADIVEAATRSQEKTSPSRLEHLVSSLVTDRVEDGQLDECELTFKDVRRIVAAFVQSLTAVRHNRIDYGQAIEEEGSGEQGDHDVPVPEAPAVGAD